The following coding sequences are from one Streptomyces angustmyceticus window:
- a CDS encoding DUF6907 domain-containing protein, whose translation MATSQLTGQRNGADHQVDACPTRSAGTAAVLVRGQQVTVDCPPWCTHPHTEAYRSLEDVSHHGDTVSLFVPSYNGKIESVLTAHVASWPFAGDSETAAPFVAFDAIGDEVAQLTPEAVTAIADQVIAHGHALRALAAAISGGAR comes from the coding sequence ATGGCCACATCCCAGCTTACTGGGCAGCGCAACGGCGCCGACCACCAGGTCGACGCTTGCCCCACCCGCTCCGCCGGCACGGCCGCCGTCCTCGTCCGTGGCCAGCAGGTCACCGTCGACTGCCCGCCGTGGTGCACCCACCCACACACCGAGGCGTACCGGTCGCTGGAGGACGTGTCGCACCACGGCGACACGGTCTCGCTTTTCGTCCCGTCCTACAACGGGAAGATCGAGTCGGTGCTTACGGCTCACGTGGCCAGCTGGCCGTTCGCCGGTGACTCGGAGACTGCCGCCCCCTTCGTCGCGTTCGACGCGATCGGCGACGAGGTTGCCCAGCTCACCCCCGAGGCCGTCACCGCGATCGCCGATCAGGTCATCGCCCACGGCCACGCCCTCCGCGCCCTCGCCGCCGCCATCTCGGGCGGTGCGCGATGA
- a CDS encoding NUDIX hydrolase — protein MDVIDVWSGRHAVALQAATRSTNEEFARTLGVAVRTVAAWHADPAIVPRREIQRALDTALERVTPAEQRRFGVLYRHASEVQTQALRVAIAVVVRGAEVLLVCRRGEDSLTWQFPAGVVKPGGSASAVAVQETLAETAVHCSVRKALGSRVHPVTGVLAEYELCDFLAGEARNQDAVENLDVAWVPISNLTKFIPTGKIYPPVLAALEGTHD, from the coding sequence GTGGACGTGATCGACGTGTGGAGCGGCCGGCATGCGGTCGCCTTGCAGGCCGCGACGCGGTCAACGAATGAGGAGTTCGCCCGGACGCTGGGCGTAGCGGTCCGGACCGTGGCCGCCTGGCACGCGGACCCCGCGATCGTGCCGCGAAGAGAGATACAGCGCGCGCTAGATACCGCCCTTGAGCGGGTAACTCCCGCCGAGCAGCGCCGCTTCGGGGTCCTGTACCGGCATGCCTCCGAAGTGCAGACACAAGCGCTGCGAGTGGCTATCGCGGTGGTCGTCCGCGGGGCCGAAGTGCTGCTCGTCTGCCGGCGCGGTGAGGACTCCCTCACGTGGCAGTTCCCGGCCGGCGTCGTGAAACCCGGTGGCAGCGCCAGTGCAGTTGCAGTGCAGGAAACGCTCGCCGAGACGGCAGTTCACTGCTCTGTCCGCAAAGCTTTGGGTAGCCGGGTCCACCCGGTGACCGGGGTGCTCGCCGAATACGAGCTCTGCGATTTCCTCGCCGGTGAGGCCCGCAACCAGGACGCGGTCGAGAACCTCGACGTGGCTTGGGTACCGATCAGCAACCTGACGAAATTCATTCCGACCGGCAAGATCTATCCGCCCGTGCTGGCGGCCCTGGAGGGGACCCATGACTGA
- a CDS encoding NUDIX hydrolase has protein sequence MTEQTADQPGISAGIIVQGDRVLMVRRRVKEGELMWQFPAGAIEAGETAEEAAVRETQEETGLTVEAVKLLGERVHPKTGRLMSYTACSPISGEAHVADEEELAEVAWVAHGEITDYVPYPLAPMVQEYLDAELTPAE, from the coding sequence ATGACTGAGCAGACCGCCGATCAGCCGGGCATCAGCGCCGGGATCATCGTGCAGGGCGACCGTGTCCTGATGGTTCGCCGCCGCGTGAAGGAGGGCGAGCTGATGTGGCAGTTCCCCGCCGGCGCGATCGAGGCCGGGGAGACTGCGGAGGAAGCCGCGGTACGCGAGACCCAGGAAGAGACAGGTCTGACCGTCGAGGCCGTCAAGCTGCTCGGCGAGCGGGTCCACCCGAAGACGGGCCGGCTCATGTCGTACACGGCATGCTCGCCGATCTCCGGGGAGGCGCACGTCGCCGACGAGGAGGAGCTGGCCGAGGTCGCGTGGGTGGCGCACGGGGAGATCACGGACTATGTGCCGTACCCGCTGGCGCCGATGGTGCAGGAGTACCTGGACGCCGAGTTGACGCCAGCCGAGTAG